A stretch of DNA from Acropora palmata chromosome 12, jaAcrPala1.3, whole genome shotgun sequence:
TGCCGCGCGTGTGTTCAGCAACAGAGCGAGTTCGACACGCGACCTTTTTGAGCCACGCAAGCCGGAAGTCAACATTTTGCAAGTAAAGACGAATAGCTTGAAAATCTGGCAGAGCCCAGTCCTGGCCTGCAAAATGTTAACTTCCGGTTTCCGCCCGTGGCGAAACTCGCGACAGGATGATTTAGCAGCAGGACGGGAACGAACTCGAGgtattactttttttcacatttaGGTTCTTGGACCAATAGAATCTTACCTCAAATATCGAGTGATCATATATACTCGTCAAGTAAAAactacaaagaaagaaaaagaaaaagaaaagtttttttttttgataaaagTGTTTTACAAACCGTTTTACTATAGCAGTTAAACGGATATAAGTGCAGTTGGGATACAGATATAGctccagttgggattcttgactTGTTGAGCTTATTTCAatggtttgtttcattggccctgaaaagccccactGGGGTGAGGTCAATTACATATACATTACCTTCCAACACATTCGTTTGTACGTGAAAATGAAGTCCtcgtgaaaacaaaaatatcatctTAACTTATGTTACTTGgggcggttttcaaatgactgtcgaagaaccaaaaccaaagcaattactccgaccaatcacaacaggaacggATAACgggatgaaccaatcacaattcctagcaatcacctgtaactcgctcgaagcgcgggaaaaaacacccgtacatggtgcgattggttttggttttgcttctcattggttgaaaaactggcgcgaatcttttaagccaatcactaagcgtagcaatcgcaatcacgtaattactttcgagagccatttgaaaactgccctATAATAAAAGATTTAGTCTAATATGAAAATGTGGTGTCGTGTCCGTTTGGAATTTGGAACACagaaatttggtatcaaggagctgataaaggtcaaattgaGACCGTTGTTTGATAACGAAACTAACGTTTCTagcgttaacccttcgtcagaAACGTGGGCCTTGCTATCTTTTTACGGTGATTGACTTTTTAggtaccaaattttcaattatCTTAACCCTTCACAATACGCCGTTCCTTCATCTCCGCAACCCAATGATGCATGTCCTGAATTCTGACTTCAATAAGCGTAACAAAGTGTCGCTTAACACCTCCAAAGCTACTCACCTGAGGTGTAAGCCTTCAAGACCAGCATCTGTGAGCTCTTCTGTTGCTTTGGCGTGAATATCTCGCTGTGTTTCTGCAATAAAAGGATGAATACAAGTGTCAAGCCAATTGAGTGGACTCCAGAAGGGTTAAAAATGCttcaaaatcaaacaaaataaaaacaaactctATGGGGTCTGCCATTGAAAACTGTCccttaaagtgtatatgacacgaaaatttTTCTTGGCGTTTTTAATAGTTCAATATTACTTGTAAATGTATGCAAACTTTTACAATGCTGGACTATTTTTTTCCCTGATAAATAGACGTTGTATTTGGGTTAATTTgtaatgcaaattttgttcGGGACTGGGACCGAATGAGACGTAGCGTGACGTAGGGTTGGTTGCAAACCTTTCCCTTGTAACAAGAAATCAACAGAGAAGCCATGGAATTCGGCAGCGATACTAGTGATTCCGAAACTCAAAGCGTAGATTATACTAGTGATATACTAGTGATAGTTGATTGTCATCAATCTCATCCTCTGTATGCGAGTCTGTTGCGGTGCTTTCTTTCGTAGACCAGTCATTGTCTCCATGCTCGCTTTCACCACAGTCATCTGACTCCATACCACAACTTGACCAGACGTAGTGTGAAGAGGGATTGTCATGGTCACAGGGAGTTTCAACTTCATGTTCCTCTTCAGGCATTTCATTATCACTGTAATGGTAATCCTCTTCTTCCGTCTCAGTATCTGGTATTTTCTGTGTGAAAAATGGTCAAAGGTTATTCCTACTTAGAAAGACTACAACCATTAAAGGCCGGATGAAATGATTATCTTCTACATGGCCTCAACATAggattaatttttattcaaagcaaaattatGTTATCTGCCTGCAGTCTAAGATCGGATACTTACGCTGCTCAATTCTCTTATCCTTTTCCTTAGCTCagcaattattttcttgaaccGTTTGTTAGAGCGTTGCGTTCTCTTCAATACTTCTCGGTGGCTACAACACtgacttttgttttctgacaCAGGGGTCGAGGTTTGAGGGACTGCACACGTTTCTTTGGTGATAGGATCCAACGTAGGACAGGACGGCGAGTTGGAATGGTCGTATGGTAGAGTTGTTTCCGTCTGTTCTTCCGGTTCACGTGCAGATGATTGATCACAAACATCGTTTAGTCGCCTCTTCTTGTTCACTTCGAACATAACTTCTCGTCGAACCTTGGAACAATAATCAAAGTCGAGTTTACTTTTCAATCGTCGAAACAAACTCAAAAGCGAGTTTCCTGTTTTTCTAATCACTATTTTTTTATAGGTAAAACCAACAAGATTTACTTTTACAAAGCATACAGTTACAATTCAACCAGCTTTTGAGGCTAAAGAtgacaataaattataaacaacaacttgaaagAAAGCACGCGCATGTATTACTTACTTGTCGTTTTCCTCTGTTTGTCAGGACTTGAGTTTGAGCAATAATTGTATCACGCGTTGGAACTGATCCTTTTATTAATACTCGATTCATCTGTATCCCCTCCAGCTGAATAGGAAAGTTATAACAAGATGCCTCGAAGTGTGCAGAGCACAGCGATGTGTACTTCCCTTCCGGCTTAAAGTCTCTTCGATgtctttggacaaattttaCCCATTTATCCCGCAAAACTGGGTctgttgggaactggtgcattGTTATACCAGGGGAGAACgttgtattttgacagctttgGTTGTTGGGAGCCCCTGCAACGCAATACCTTCCTCCTCTTCTCTTCGGTTTACTTGCTCCCTCTGCCATATTTTGTGTTGAGTTTGTGAGTTTGCAACCAACACTACGTCACAATCTAAGTCACGTGGTACTTTGGCCGCGCGATTTGAATACCACAATTTTCACgcaaaaacccaatttttgcaagcgcataaaatcgtcaattttcaatgaaactatCTAAAAATCGAGAAATAAATACTTCAATGATTCAATGATTATTCCAGAACAGTcgaaaaaaatttcgtgtcatatgcactttaaatgTAATAATGAAGACCTATTCACTAAACTGTGCATCAAAAGTGCTCATACAATGTaagtaaaacaaattattgttattgttattatatttGCTATTTGGAGACATTGGGCGACAATGTCAGCAAAATTAATAGTTTAAGTTTGAAACTCAAAGAGAGTATTGGCCCAATAGGCTAAAACCTCTACCACTCGCCATTGACAACAACAGCTGCCTTAATGCTCGTAATGTTCTAAGTTCTCTTACCAATTTTTTGATCATCTGAAAGTCCATCTACTTTGTGAATAAATACTTCAAATTTGATGTTTGGGTTGACCTTTGATTCAATAAAGaagtaaacaacaacaagaacaataattatcagaTAAGTATGTACAAGAGTAAAATGTTCAAGATTCCTAGTTTATGAAATTAGGGCAATGTTCTtccatttgcaaaaaaaaaaaataacatcttGCCTATATGTTGCTTCTAacttcaagaaaaaataaagaccTTGATTTggttatttctttattattatttaagaaCTGTTTCAACCATTTTAAAGCCATGGCAGCAACATCGCTCATGAATTAACAAAACTTTACCACTGTTCATGAAACACACAATAGGAAGCTATTGAGTTATAAAAGACAAGTTTAAATGGCTTTCTCATCACATGAGTAAAAACCACAAACACAGCAGTAACAAtacaaatgaatgaatgataTTAACTTTACACATTTCATACTTTGTACGCCCTTGTGACTGTCATGTGAAGTTTTCCCAAGGCCTCCATATAATCATCCTGTAACAGTATTGAAGACACAGTAAATCGATTGAAAGCAATGTACAGAAGAATGTGAGTTCAACTTTGTATACTTTGCATGAGGTGAAgatactactactactactactactactactactactactgctactgctactgctactgctactgctactgctactgctactgctactgctactgctactgctactgctactgctactgctactgctacagTTTGGGTCTGCCTAAATTATTAACTTTGTATGTTGGGTTAAACAGCCGGACTGAACTCAGCCAAACTtacatagaaaaaaaaaggggggggggggggtacaaAACtggtgtttttgttcattataAGCTAGTCATACTTCGACATGCACAGAATGCATGGCCTAGCTTTGCTGGCAGGTAACAGTGATTTGATAAAGAAAGGTACATTATTATAAAAGAATCTAGTATTGGTCACACAAAAATTGCCCTCTTCTACACTACCCACCATAATTACCGgtatttaatgttattttcaaaatgctttacAAAGCCAACCAGAGAAGCTCAGAATTGCCTCTAAAGGCCAATTGCATTCCGCCCATGGTTGTAAACTGCCTTATTGACTTTTGAAGACACTAACTTGAACAAATGTTGCTAAAGGTTTTGTTGCAGATGgaatagaccctattcataaatggcagctgtgttctttttgttctgttattgtgcaaattagcctaccaagcctcaccttaaagtaagaattcttttcaatttagcacatgacaaagagacttggtaggctaatttgcacaaggacaaaagaataatgaattggcagccattttatGAATAAGGTGCCAGGTCTATAACTTTATagtaattaaattatttcaactaTGCATTAAGTTTAGTGTTTGCCCTAAAGTTGATCTTTAGTTGCTAAGTTGACACCCAAAGTACACTAGTCATAAAGAACACCACATCTGAACCAAACGTCCATGAACTAACATTACTATCTGAGTCGATGCCCCACTTTCCACAAGGAAAGTATGGTCAGTTTATTGAGTTTGGCTTGAGTGTGACATTTGACCCAAACCTTACAGGAAGCATCAGAGGAACATTATTCTGTTGATCAACATTGAACTCAATTTATTTCTAATAAGTACATTACACACCTGTGCATCTATGACGAAAACCAGCGCTCCGCAGTGTCCAAATAGCACTTCAGAATCAAAAGCTGGATCAAAGAAATCAATCTGACCTGGAAAATCCCATATCTGCAATCAAGGACAAGAGCAGTATTTAGAATGAACTCTCCTTTTAATTTGACCTTTAGTCTGAAGAAACAGTATGTTTTGGTCTCACCTGAAACTGCACAAATGAGCTATTTGAAATATCTATGTTTAGGGTAGTCAAGGATGAACTAAGGCTGCATGTCTTTATGTGTCCTACATTTTCCATTCAAAGTCAACTTCGAGATGgccaaaattaattatacaAACTTATTTTATTCCCCAGGTACTATATATGCGCTGTGACTGGTTAATTGAGAGGTCTGTATTTGGAAGCACAGGCCGGATGATGTTGTGGTGTGCTTTCTAGCTTGATTCAGTTTCCAAAAGATATCATAAACATCTTGCTAACCTCATTTTCTCAATCTGTACCATAAATTACCGcaccttgttttttcacttcaattcACAGCACTCGTGCTTTGCACTCAGGCCATAAATTGAAGTAGAGCTAACAGCACAGAAGTCAAACACGGCTAGTAAGAGGTACATACCTTGgttcaaaacaaacacagaaacaacaaaccACAAAATTCACCAATTTCCCAGCAACTGTATTCCTTGTTAATTTTCCCGGCTACATTCTCTAACACAAAAAGTCATCATTTTTCCCACATTCATAAGCGTTGAACTTATTTTGCAGTTACATATTTAACATAATAATGAGATTGAATGCAGCAACCATTTTTTAGTGAGAAAACTTACTGTAGACCATTTTAAAGTCGAGATGCCAAAAACACCTTCCATAcctaaataattaattttcatcagGTACTGTATGCAACAGTTAgcaaaataacataaaataattacagaGTTGTAAAGTGTTTGCAACAAAACTGATTACTATAAATGCATTTAATTACCTAAAAAACGTTTACCAGTTACTGCTTGAAAAGGAGAACACTGCTACAGACATAACGATTTTTGTTTCCATCCTACCATTATtgtcatcaatatttttagttAAATTGATGCAGTTGAAGCATGAAAAGGATACCAtcttttactattttatttgTGCTTTCTAAGAAAAGAGTTTCATTAGGGGACATCTTGTGGAAAACCACTTTCTGAATTGAGGATTTGCCACTCCtagagaaaataaaaccaagataaattatttgtgAGATGACGCTGTGTTAGTATATATCTCGACTAAATgatattagtaaatttttagctcaggataatgattttccaactttctgattggttccctaagcccataatatgagccattatctttaagtttgaccaaataaggaaaaactgatggtgaatttcttgtgctgaaattttggaggtcggaaaaaattttttcgcggcatCGTCGATAAAGAAAAtatcacgatttgaggaggtttcacccgaagaaatcaagagaattgcttgaaaatttactaaaacagttattcttctcggacttgccggatattagctgataataaccaactcggcctacggcctcgttggttataatttatatatcagctcatatccggcgcgtccttgaagaataactgttaaatacgGGGAACTGTGTCAATGACAACAATCACAGTGAAGATCTGGTGATAACCACgttaattttataattactAAACAATGATCATTTACC
This window harbors:
- the LOC141860154 gene encoding uncharacterized protein LOC141860154; translated protein: MAEGASKPKRRGGRYCVAGAPNNQSCQNTTFSPGITMHQFPTDPVLRDKWVKFVQRHRRDFKPEGKYTSLCSAHFEASCYNFPIQLEGIQMNRVLIKGSVPTRDTIIAQTQVLTNRGKRQVRREVMFEVNKKRRLNDVCDQSSAREPEEQTETTLPYDHSNSPSCPTLDPITKETCAVPQTSTPVSENKSQCCSHREVLKRTQRSNKRFKKIIAELRKRIRELSSKIPDTETEEEDYHYSDNEMPEEEHEVETPCDHDNPSSHYVWSSCGMESDDCGESEHGDNDWSTKESTATDSHTEDEIDDNQLSLVYH